Genomic DNA from Thiosocius teredinicola:
GGTCGACAACTACCCGAACATGACCAAGCCGCAGAAGAAGGCGCTCAAGTCAGAGACCTTCAAGGGCTGGGAGCTGGTGCAGAGCACCGCGCGCCTGTGCGCCATGAACATGCTGCTGCACGGCATCGGCGACCAGGAATACGAGCCCATCGTGGTGAGCGACTCTCTGGCAGCCGATCCGGGCGACCGCTTCGACCTCATCCTGGCCAATCCGCCTTTCGGCAAGAAGAGCGGCACCACCATCGTTGGCGAAGGCGGCAAGGTCAGCAAGGAGCGCGACACCGTCGAGCGCGACGACTTCTGGGCCACCACCTCCAACAAGCAGCTCAACTTCGTCCAGCACATCAAGACGCTGTTGAAAGTGAACGGCCGCGCTGCCGTGGTGGTGCCGGACAACGTGCTGTTCGAAGGTGGGGCAGGTGAGACCATCCGCCGCAAGCTGCTGCACGAGTGCGACGTCCACACTCTGCTGCGCCTGCCCACCGGGCTGTTCTACGCCCAGGGCGTCAAGGCCAACGTGCTGTTCTTCGACAAGAAGCCGGCCAGCGAAACCCCGTGGACCCGCAAGCTGTGGATCTACGACCTGCGCACCAACATGCACTTCACGTTGAAGACCAATCCGCTCAAGCGCGACAACCTGGACGACTTTGTGAAGTGCTATGTACCGGAGGGCATCCATCTTCGTGCGCCGACATGGAGTGAAGAAGCACCCACTGGCCGCTGGCGCGCCTACGAATACGAAACACTGGTCAACCGTGACAAGGCCAGCCTGGATATCTTCTGGCTGAAAGATGAGTCGCTGGAAGAATCCGACAACCTGCCTGAGCCCGGCATCATCGCTGCTGAGATCGTCGAGGATCTTCAAGCTGCTTTAGAGCAGTTCCGAGAGATTGCCGCAGACCTGGGAGAAGAAGTAGAGGAGGCGATGGATGGCTGACAACCAGCCGTTTTCTATCCGTATCTTTGTAGGCGAGGGCGATCCGATACCTCCACAGCCATATTCAACGGAACGAAGATGATTACGTACCTGGTGCCCTGGATACTGGTCGTTTGTATGTTGGCTGCAATCAGTTCGGTTTACTGGCTTCTGGATCGCGCGGAAAGGCGCCTGCAATCTGGGAAGCGATCGCCATTTCCCAAAGAGTTTCTCCGTAGCCGGGGACACAGTCTCTACGAGAAGATCGAAGAGAAGCGGCTCGACTTCCTCGGCTGGTGGATGGGCGTGATGCTGATCCTCCCACTGCTGTACGCAGCGTTTATCAGCCAGGCCTATTTTGCCAACAAGCAGATCAGCCACGTCAACTGGTTGTTTTATGCCGTAATCGGTCTAATCGGGCTCATCTACTTGGGTCGTAAGACGATACCCTGCTTCAGGGAGATCCGTGTCCTGCGTCTGGGATATGAAGGTGAATTGGGTGTTGGCAAGGAACTCAATCAACTGATGCTGTACGGGTTTCGTGTCTACCACGACTTTCCGGCCGGCAAGTTCAACATCGACCATATCGTGATCGGCCCAACAGGGGTATTCGCCGTCGAAACAAAAGCCCGGAGCAAGCCCGACACCGGCAAGGGAAAAGCCGATGCAACTGTCGTTTGCGAAGGCAACCGGCTGGTGTTCCCGGGTTGGACCGAGAGCGAACCCCTGGAACAGGCCAAGCGCCAGGCGGCGTGGCTTTCTCATTGGTTGGCCAGTGCCGTTGGTGAACGGGTTGCTGTGAAAGCGGCGCTGGTGATTCCGGGTTGGTTGGTCGAGCGGAAGAAGATCGCTGACGTCCTGGCATTCAATGCACGTGAATCCCAAAAGGCGATTGTTGACTATTCAGGGGCACGCTTGAATGACTCGATGATTCAACGAATCGCGCATCAAGTCGAAGACAAATGCCGAGATGTCGCGCCCAGATCCAACGTTGCGGCCAAACAAGCCAAATCCAAATTCTTGCGAGGCTGAGCCCGCTGGGGCAGCGTCTCAGATCAGCCGACAAACCCAACGGTTCTCGGTAGAAAATAACAGTAATTTAGGATCTTCACTCCGAATGCAATTCTGAGCCGACGCATTTGGCCAAAGCGGCCATTTGCTACCGGGTCCGACGGCCACAAGGGGCTGCTCATCAGTCGTAAGCTGGAGAAGCCCGCCGAACGGCAGCTTTCAAGCCTACGACCAACAAGTATCGATATGAAACCATGTGCGCCAATAAGCCTGATGTTCACTTTGTCGCATATTCGACACTACTTATAGTTATGGAAACGTTCTCGCCGCAACCGATCGTGTTCTACAATTGCTTTGGCAGAATTTCTACTTAAGACGTCACGCCTTTTCTAAGTGACAAGGATATATATCTGAGACTGTCGATTTCGCTGGCGAATCAGTAGCCTAGCGTTCATCTTGAAAAGAATTGTTGATTCTGGAGTAGTTTGAACGAAGGAGCCTGTCCCGAGTTGTCTAACTTAGTACAAGGACGCCCGCTTATGAACAAGGAAATTTTTTTCAACCCAATTGCTGTACATTGTCCCCGTACCGATAGTTTGCTACTCACCGTGCTTGTTGCGGCCTTGCTGGCAGGCTGCCAGCCGCACGACCCAATGAATGATTGGGTCAAGGACAACTACGTTGAACGAAGCGGTTTTCCTCAATTGGCAGCGGAGCTGAAGGGAGTCGAGGAATCATCATTAGTTTCGTTCGACGATGACCATCTGGAGGTGCTGGCTATTTCAGGTGGGGGGCACCGGGCAGCGCACTACGCAATCGGCGCTCTTCTTGCCTTCGATAATATTTCATTGGGTTCGGTCGAATCCGGCGAAAGGTCAGAGAACACTCTACTCGATGAAATTGACTATATAAGCAGCGTGTCTGGCGGGTCCTATGGCGTCGCGGTATATATTGCGGCATACCTTGAGGCATCCTGTAAAGGTGAGCAAGTAAAGCCAGCGCTGGAACTGCTGAAACGGAACCGAGACCGCCTTGACGTCATGTCGTCACGGTGGCTGTTACATATTGCGAGCCGTTTTGGGGGTCTACCAGCGTTCGACGATGACGTTCGAAATATTGATGTATTGGAAGAGAAGTATCACTGGAGGCTCACCGAGGTCGATGCGTGCAAGGGATCTCCAATACTTACCAATCGGCATCATTTGACCGTTGCAGACATAACACGTCCGCACCGTAATGGACCGCCAGTTCATATTGTGAACGCCACGAATGCACATACCGGACGGGTCGTGTCATTTTACGATTTGCGACCCACATCCAATCTGACTAAGTCAGATACTTCTTATGGAGACCGCCTGGCGGATATTGACTGCTATCTATGGCGAGGCAAATGGCGCAAGACGACGTTCACAGGCGACATTCCTTATTCTCTCGCACTCGCTTCTTCAGCCGCATTTCCGCCATTGGTTTCTGACGGCATTTTTCAAGCGAAGATAGATGGCGTGACGCGTGAAGAGAAGGACTGCGGAAAGAATGGGGGCTTTGTCCGGTTAACTGATGGTGGCCAAGCGGATGACAACGGTGTAGATGCAGCTCTAGACATCGTTTCGCACTGGCTCGGTTCCACCACTGTGGATGGTCTCGGTAAACGTTCGGCGAGGAGGGCAATGCTGATATCTATGGATGCGCTCGTAGAGGTGTCGACTTCGACCGTGGAATCGCCGGTTGACGATAGCCTCGTCGAGGTTGCAATTATGCGTAATGCGGATTTGCCAAGATACTCAAAAAAGCGGCGCCTGAAAGAAGAGTTGAGGAGCATTGATCAGAAGCAACCTAACGAATGGGAACGGCCATCTGCAAGTCACGCGCTGTTTGGTGCATCAATTGGCTTCTCGCGCAATCCAAGTCACTTCCATTGTCTTGCGTTCGGAAGCAACAAAAACGAAGGCTGCGGCACGACAGCCGGCGGAGGTTCTGATGTCAGTACTTTCAAGAATGCTGGTGGGCTCTTGTTGGACGAGAGATTATCAACGATCGCAGAAGGCTATTATCAAGCCATGAGGCGAATCTATTTTGAAGAACCGAAACATGCTCCGACGATGCCTTATCGAAAAAATCACGATCTTTATGAGGAAGCACATCGTGTGGCATTCGACCTATTATGCAGTGGGATAACCGAGAAACATACTCATAACGAATGCATGAAGCATCTAGGGAGCCCTGATCATAAGCATTTGCAGGTGTGTTTTATGGCATCAGGAGGCACGATAGAGTCAAGGGATAGCGTTGCCTGTGCCACCAGATTTTCTGCGGGAACGCAGGCGGCAAGTTTAATCCGATTCAATAATGCACAGGAAGCTGGATTACTCTCCGACGTACGCGATGCTAAGAAATCAAGTGTTGGGAAGTTCGTCGATGCCTATGCCGCTGACTTGTCAAGAACACTCGACAAATACAGCGACAGACTTCAGAAATCGCTCCATGCGGCAGAGGCAAGGCAGAGCGCATTGTACGACTCAGTCGATTTAGCGCATGTTAACATTTTTGAATTCCTGCTCGATCGAAACAAAGTCAGTGAGAAAGATGCGAAAGATTATCGGCAGATTGTTGATGATGCAAAGAGTGACTTTAGTAACGAAAGAGTAACACTCGGTAATCTCAAGATTTTGAAGGATAAAATTGCAAACTTTGAGATGAAGGAAGACATCAAAGACCGCATTAAGTTTTCACGCAACGGGGATTGCTTTGTTCAGTTTGAGGGACGTTTTCTTGCGCCCGACTGGTCTGTCTTGTTGATTGAGAATGCAACGGCAGAGCAATGCAAAGAGACTGTTAGTGAGTTTTCGAATCGACTGCAGTGCGCTCAAGGCAAAGCGGGCGATGATTGCAGGCCGGACAGCCAATGTTGGGGCTGCGTTGTTGAGCGTAATGCAACTCAGTTTGAAAGCAAGGAAGGCAATCCGGAGTCGCTTCTCGAGAAGGCTGTTCAGCAGATCGAGGCGTCGGTACAGGAGAAAGACAAAGAAGGAAAACCCATCAAGGTTGACCATCATGCCGTTGAAGCACAGCGCCAACAAATGCTTGCCCAGGTTCAGAAGCTGGGGGCACTGTGTCAAGCGAACACTTCGGCGATCGAGAGTATAAATCTCCTCAGAGACTTATTCCGCGTCAATAAACCATTCAATGCTTCCTTGGAGGAAATTTTCGGTCGCGTTGAACGTCATCGAAGTTTGCAGATCGGGCCGCGCGGAGAATTGTGCAACCATCAAGAGTACTACGACGGGATACTGGAAGTAGGTAGCAGAAAAGTCGACGACAATGAACTATCACGCGTGTTTAAAGCGCTCGGTGGATTCAAGAGGGCGACTCGCAATCTATTTCTACCGAAAGACAGAATCGTCGCCGTCGATGCAGACGGTACTCGGCGAGCCGCAGTCGATTCGCGCACCGATTCTGGTGCATCGGTTCTGGAGCAAGCTAGGGTGATCTTACGCGAGGCTACGAGTTATGACGCGAACCGCAGAATAGGGATAAAGGAGGCGCTAACTGGCATGCTGAACTCCGAAGGCGAAGAAACCGAAAACGTAAGGTCTCTCGTGGAACTTCCGTTGTTCGATGCACCCGATATTGCACAATTACAGTCGTCATTTGCGACCGATGCGGAAACTGCTTTCTGTAAAGTCGCCGCAGGCAACAACGATTGCGATATTCTTGCAGGTTTGCAAGTAGCGGATCTCGTCGATGAGAAATTCGATGAGAAGACAAAAAACGCGCTGCATGCCGGCATCAGCGCTTATGCAGCAGCCATTTCGGAGCTAAACAACTCGCTCAGCACATTGCCGAGGAATATTTTTGTCGAGCAATCGAGAGGAGTGAAGAGATTCAGTTACCGTTTCGATTCAACTCCTATTGCACAATGTCTAAAGCGTTTAGATGGAAAGCTGAAAGGCTTCAATCCGAACAAACGAGAGTGGACTACTCTGAGTGACTATTTCCACTTCTCCATCCCAGACGTGGCGGCGTGCGAAGTGGCCGACCTGCGGATCTAGCGAATCTGCCCCCCCAAATCGCTCGGCGCTTTGGGTGCGAATGCGCGAGCCGCGTGAAGCACAAGACCAGCCAAATGCAGGTGCTTTTCTCACGGCAGCGGGCCACGCGCCACAAAAAAGCATTTCTCGGAATTGATTGCCCCGATGCGGAATAGCTGCTCACATTTTTCGGCTTTGCTTTTTCGGGATACGGATATCTTGATCTGGAGTTGCAAGATTTTAGTCGTCTGTTGTGTCCCATTGGCTCTGAATGCTTGTGCGGTGAATCGGGTTGGTTTTACCTCCTTCGACGTGACCAAGCTCGAAGGAGGGTGGGTGATCGTGCAGTCGGTGCCGGGATTGCATATTCGCACCGAGAGCAAGGATGCTGGCCTGACCGTCGGTTATTCAGAGCGCGTTTGCTTAGTAGATGACGATTCCTTCGATGGCATTGTCGGCTCGCATCACTGGGACGGCAGGCAGATGCCAGCAGCCGAATCCTGCCTCTCACGATATCTTTCGGCATACGGATTGGAAGTCCATTTGAGCCCACCTTTGATCTCCTTCACGATCGGAATCAAGCGAACGGCGATCCTGGCCGACTTCGATGGCACTGACTATCAAGTGTATTCAGTCTTTTTCGACACCAAGAACCCGAGTTCGGGCTATATCAACTTCGTCAAAAACAGAAGGAGCACGTTCGATGAGTGAACTATCTGATTTTCGAGCGCATGGACTGGCTCGCACCCTCTCTATTTCGTTTTTCGTTGCAGCTTTACTTGTCGGCTGTGAAAGCAATAACGTTTTTGTGGCGGCAGATTCGACGATCGGAGTCTCGGGATCGATCAACAGTGCAAAAACCTCTGGCAAACTTTTGGTGGGATATGACCGGGCGTTCATAGCATATGTGCCGAGGAAAACCGACACCGGGGATGCATTATCAACGTACAACTGTACGCATTTTGAAGTAACGGGCATCCAGATCACTCGATTTTCTGAGAGTTTGGCCACAGGAGACGCGGCAATCGAACACGCCGCAAAAAACCCTGGAACAGGTGTTGAGACGTTGTGCGACACTGCAACCGATAAAAGGATAAGCCAGTGAAAAAGTGTATGAATTTCGTCGCAGTTAGTTTTGCTTTGCTACTCAATGGCTGCAATGACGCCTTGGTCTACGGTGAGAGCACTAATTTCAGCCTAGCAACAGTGAAGATCAACTCGGATGTGGCGGAACCAATTTCCGTGAATGCCGGCTTCGATCGGACAATCGGAACCTTCGCTCCTCAACAAGGCGAGGGCAAGGAAGCGATGAATATGCTTTCAAGGTTCGAACTATTAAACGACCCGGAGTATTTGGGGAAACTACGTATCACTACCGAGTTCGCCTCCGGTGAAGCTGCAAAGAAAATGGTTGAGGTGAATGATCAGGGAACCAAGAACCTGATGAACTACACCACCAGTCAGCCAGAGCAGTGAAACCCTGATGAGCTCTAGCTGAAGCGGGCCCTGCCACTCTGGTCGTGTGCATCTGTGTTTGCCCAGACAGCGGGGCCGAAATAACTCCGCACAAATGCCGGGACCGTTTGGCTGCTCGAATAGAGAGTCTTCCACGGCTTTGGTGTGCCTTCAGTATTGCCAAATCGGAGGCAGATTAATGATTTAACATAATATGTATTATGCGTAGTATCGTACGGATCTCCACGATACCCATCTCAGGTCCGACTCCCGATCAAGCCACCAAGCAAGCAACACTTGCCCCAGCGTCCCCCTGTATACCAATTGGCCAGTTCTCGTCTCTTGCCATGGCCTAGATCAACAGTCACGTCGGCTTATTTGAGCCTGTCACGGGCGGCGCCGGCGCATTTTGAATGTTGAACCGCGCTGGATTCGCCCAGGTACGGATATTGCCAATACTCCAGTACCGCACCGCGCAAGCATCACCGCAGAAAAAAATGAAACGTGCCAGCTTCAGAAAACACACAAAGTCGACAGTCGTCGTTGCCGCCACCTTGTTGGTCGTGGCCGTGTGGACCATCGCCAATATGTCACTGCATGCGCAGATGCCGCCGCGCCCGACGGATCGCGGTACGACGCAGCCACCAGGAGGCAGCGATCCGTTGTTTGCAGCTTGGAAGCAATTACCGTCGCGCCAAGCCAACGACACCGAACTCACGTTTCTCGACGACAACGACATCGCCTGGGCGGCCCGTTGGCGCCTGCTCGAGAGTGCCCGGGAACGTCTCGATATCAGCTACTTCATCCTTAGCGAAGACATCTTCGGCACGGCGTTTCTCGGCCATCTCTACCACAAGGCGCAGCAAGGCGTCGAAATTCGCGTGTTGCTCGATGCCTGGGGTACCAAGATGTCGCGCGATCTTCGTGGCAACGACTATCTCGACACGCTGGTGAACACCGAGAAGGTTGACGTAAAGATGTTTCGTCCGATGCTGTCGCGCCTGCTTGATGCCTTTCTCACCCTGGACCCGATAGCCATCGTCGCCAGTGAACACGACAAGTTATTGTTGGCGGACGGCAAACGCGGACTGACCGGCGGACGCAGTATCGCGACAGAGTATTTCGCCGACCCCAAACTCGCGCCCGAGGCATTTCGCGACGCCGACGTGCTATTGACCGGCGAACAGGTCGAAAAAGCCATGGTGGCTGCATTTGACGTGCAGTTTAACAGCGGTGTGGCAGAGACCGTCACACTCGACGTTGTCGATATCCATGATTCCCGCCAGGATCTGGAACTGACTTACCAGGCAATGGATGCATGGTTGCACGGTCGCGAAATACCGGATGCCGTGACCAAGGGCATGGAAGAACGAGAACTCCCCTATCTCGCCGAGTTAAGGAAGCACCCGAACTTGAAGGGCATCTTGAAACGCTCGCTGCCGCCGTCTTTGACCGCCCCTGTGCGCCTACTGGACAGTCGAACACGCTTGCTCGAAGGCGACGACGAAATCAGCAACTCCATGATCATGCTGGCACGCAGCGCGCAGGAGTCGATCTTCATCCAGACGCCCTATCTCGTGCTGCCGAAAGAAGCGGCCACTGCTTTGACCGAGGCGGCACAGCGCGGCGTTCGCATCACAATACTCGTCAACGGGCCGACATCCAGCAAGAGTGCCACCAGCCAGGCCGTGTTTCTCGAACAGTGGCCGCTACTGCTGGCCAAGGCCCCGGGCTTGCGCCTGTTCGTGGCTGCCGAACGGCACAGTCAACATGCCAAGGTAATTACGATCGACGGACGGTTGACTCTGGTCGGCACCTACAACCTGGATCCACTGAGCATGGCCATCAATAGCGAATTGATGGTTGCGGTCTGGTCTGAGGCGTTCGTGGACCGCGTACTGCGAAAGCCGCGGCACATGATCGACCAAGGCCAACCGAAAGTGGTGCGCTACCGGATAAAGCGCGATGAGCAAGGCAAGCCGGTCTACGATGAGGAAGGTGCCCCGGTAGTTGCCTACGGGCCTTTGCAACACAGTGATCCCAGCGAGTGGCCGGAAGTTGAGCGCTGGGGATACGTCGCGCGTTCGTTGATCGCCCTACCCTGGATCGATCCGATGTTCTGATCAGTGATTGTTGGCGACGCCCCGTCAACAACGCTTGTTGAGTTCACGTCTCGCCATCAAACGTCTGCATCGGTGCAAATGCAACACCGCAATGGCTCGCCTCGGCCCATTCGGACCCTCATGTCGCTCGCATCGACGCTGTTGCTGCGATCGGCGCCGGTTTTGCAGCCACCATAGGCGACTGGCGCACTCATTGCTTCGACTCAGGTAGATATGCAGCCCGTGGGTTGTGCCCTACCGACGAAGGGTCGAAGACCATGAACGACAACCTATTAAAAGCCATAGCCAGCACCGGCTACTTTGCGCGCGGCTTCGTGTACCTGGCGATCGCCGCCTTTGCAATCGGCGGCATGACGGGAGCGGGCAACAGCGACGGTGCACGTGGTGCGCTGGCCCAACTTGCGACAAAGCCGTTCGGTCAATCGTTGTTGTGGATCATTGCGATGGGTTTGGTTGCGTTCATGGTCTGGCGCTTGATGCAGTCAATCGGCGATGCCGACCGCCATGGTCGGGATATCAAAGGCATCGCGGTGCGCGCCATGTTGCTGGTCAGTGCCGTTTCGCACGGCCTGCTCGCATTAACGGCGATCTATCTGGTGACCTCGCTCGGGAACGCAGACGCCGGTGGACCATCCGGTGCTCAACAGAGCTCGTCATGGCTATTGCGGCAACCGTTCGGCCGGTGGCTGCTCGGGGCAATCGGCATCGGCATTGCGCTGTGGGGCGTGGCGCATGCACTCAAAGGCATCAAGGGGCGCTATCGCGAACGCCTCGAATCAGGTATGCCCGATCATCTATGGGTCCGTGCCATCTGTACATTGGGCCTGGTTGCGCGCGGCCTGGTTTTCGTAATGATCGGCGGCTTCCTGGTACGCGCAGCGCTCTATGTCGACAGCAGCGAAGCGAAGGGGCTGGGCGGTGTCCTACGCACTTTGGAGAGTTCATCGTATGGCCCTTGGTTGCTAAGCGGTATGGCGTTGGGCCTGGGTGCCTTCGGTCTCTATTGTTTGGTCGAATCTCGCTGGCGACACATCTCCAAACCTACAGCACCCGAGTTCGGTTAACCGTCAATCCGCGCGGCTTTGTTATGAATTCACACAGCTCTGAAACAACCGCCGATGAATCAGCGGTGGCTAGCAACAATGATCAACAGGTGACGAGGTTTCGTGACGCCTGGCAGCGCCCAGGAGACTGGGCACGCCAACTGGCTGACTCGCCGCTTGGCCTCTGGTCGATAGGCATCGCGTCATTCTTCGAGACCATCATCGTCCCGATCCCGATCGAGGTTATTTTGATCCCTTATATGCTGGCACGTCGCGACCTGTTATGGCGTATTGCGCTCGTGACCACCCTGGGTTGTCTGATCGGTGCCGTGGTCGGCTATGGGCTGGGTTATTTTCTTTACGATACGCTCGGCCAACAGCTGGTCGCAGCCATGGGGTGGGAGCAGGATTTTCAACGCTTCCAGACGTGGTTCGACAACGATGGATTCTGGGCGGTGCTCGCTATCGGCGTGGTGCCGATTCCTTTCCAGGTCGCAATGCTCGCTGCCGGTGTTGCGGGCTATCCAATACTCTTATTTTTATTGGCAGCTACGATTGCACGCGGCATCCGTTATTTCGGGCTTGCCCTATTGGTTGCGTTGGTCGGCGATCAGGCTGTTTCACTTTGGAAACGTCACAAAACGCCCGTTGGAATTGGCCTGTTGCTGATCGTTTCAGGCGTGGTTGCAATCAATGGCGTTGCACTCTGACGACGCGGACGGATGATCTTCAGTGTTCGGTAGAAAGCGAAGCCCCTTCGAACTGGTGTTGTTCCGTGGATTCGGCGACGGCGAACATATCTGTGTCGCCGGGCGGGTTATCCGGCGTTCCTGGCTTGCAGACGAAACGCGAAAGCGCGGCCTGTTGCGACGCTTGCGCCAAGGCATCAAGTTATTGATCAGTCGCCATGCCCCGCGGATGGAGATCGAACTTCGCTGTGGCGACAATCTGTGGCACACGCAGTCGGACAGTCACGGGTATTTCTTCAGTTGTCACAAGGCCGTGCCGCTCTCAGGCGATGACCTTTGGTCACCCTATTCTGCACGTCTGACCGACAATTCGTGTGGCATAGAAACCTTGGCCAGCAGTGAAATACTCCGTGCGCCGGACAGTGCCAGGCTGCTGGTGATCAGCGACATCGACGATACCGTGGTTTACACCGGCGTCGCCAACAAACTCATGATGCTGTGGAGACTGTTTTTCGCGTCTGTCGACGAACGCGCGCCGTTCCCGGGAATGGGTGCATTCTTAAAGGGTCTGCACGGCGGGCGTTCCGGTCGGGAAAGCAACCCAATGATCTATGTGTCGCGCAGTCCCTGGAGCATTTATCCTTTGCTGAAGGAGCTGTTCCAGTGTCACGACATCCCGGTCGGCCCTGTCTTACTGCTACGGGACTGGGGGATCTCATGGCGCCATCCTTTTCCGCGCCGCGCCGAAGACCATAAGGCGAACATGATCGATTTCGTGTTGAAAGGCTACCCGACACTGCCGGTCGTCTTGATTGGCGACAGTGGTCAGCATGACCCCGAAGTGTACGCGGCAGTCGTGGAGCGCCATCCGGGGCGGATCAAAACCGTCTACATCCGCGACCTGCAACGCGGACCGGAAAGGCAAAAGCAACTGCTCGATCTGAACAAGCGGATGGGCGAAGCCGGTGTTCGGTTCGTTGCCGCAACTTCGACGGATGAGATGGCCGCCGACGCGCGGGCGACCGGCTGGCTGAATCCCGGTGATCAGCAACACGTAGCCGAGGATGCCGAAAAACAGAAACTATAAGCACTCGCTGCCGGCAAGACCGTTAGCTGATCTCTGCCCTCACCTGCGCATACGCCAGCATCGAGAACAATACCGTGCCACCGATGATGTTACCTGCCAGCATGGGGGCCATGGCCGAGCCGATGGCGTGAACCGGATCGATTTGCCCGCTGAGCAACAACAGAAACACCTCGGTCGAACCGACAATCACGTGCGGAAATCCGCCGATCGCGATCAGGTAGGTCATCAGCAGTATCACCCAGAGCTCAAAGCCTTTCGAACTGGGTAACATCCAAACCAAGGCGGCTACGAAGAAACCGGCCGGGATCGCTTGTACCAGCATATCGCGGGCATCGCGACCGTGAATCAAATGTGTAGACACTTCGTAAAACACGGCCAGTTGAGCGTCTGAGGTGAATCTGACCCATTCGGTGAAAGCAGCGGCCAGAAAGGTACCGAATAGGTTGGCGGCCAGTACGACGGCCCAAAGCCGAGCGGTTCTGCGCAGCGTCTTGTTGGAATAGTCGGCGAACAACGGCAACACCGGTGTGATGGTGTTTTCGGTAAACAACTGGAGGCGGCCGAGGATAACGATCACGAACCCGATGGAATAACCCGCCGTCGCAATCAGCTCCTGCCAGTGACCGGGAGCCAATGCGTGCCTAAGCATGCCTTCGGCCCACAGCGAGGTACTGATGGCAATGCCGGCGGCGACACCCGACC
This window encodes:
- a CDS encoding nuclease-related domain-containing protein, coding for MITYLVPWILVVCMLAAISSVYWLLDRAERRLQSGKRSPFPKEFLRSRGHSLYEKIEEKRLDFLGWWMGVMLILPLLYAAFISQAYFANKQISHVNWLFYAVIGLIGLIYLGRKTIPCFREIRVLRLGYEGELGVGKELNQLMLYGFRVYHDFPAGKFNIDHIVIGPTGVFAVETKARSKPDTGKGKADATVVCEGNRLVFPGWTESEPLEQAKRQAAWLSHWLASAVGERVAVKAALVIPGWLVERKKIADVLAFNARESQKAIVDYSGARLNDSMIQRIAHQVEDKCRDVAPRSNVAAKQAKSKFLRG
- a CDS encoding phospholipase D-like domain-containing protein; translated protein: MKRASFRKHTKSTVVVAATLLVVAVWTIANMSLHAQMPPRPTDRGTTQPPGGSDPLFAAWKQLPSRQANDTELTFLDDNDIAWAARWRLLESARERLDISYFILSEDIFGTAFLGHLYHKAQQGVEIRVLLDAWGTKMSRDLRGNDYLDTLVNTEKVDVKMFRPMLSRLLDAFLTLDPIAIVASEHDKLLLADGKRGLTGGRSIATEYFADPKLAPEAFRDADVLLTGEQVEKAMVAAFDVQFNSGVAETVTLDVVDIHDSRQDLELTYQAMDAWLHGREIPDAVTKGMEERELPYLAELRKHPNLKGILKRSLPPSLTAPVRLLDSRTRLLEGDDEISNSMIMLARSAQESIFIQTPYLVLPKEAATALTEAAQRGVRITILVNGPTSSKSATSQAVFLEQWPLLLAKAPGLRLFVAAERHSQHAKVITIDGRLTLVGTYNLDPLSMAINSELMVAVWSEAFVDRVLRKPRHMIDQGQPKVVRYRIKRDEQGKPVYDEEGAPVVAYGPLQHSDPSEWPEVERWGYVARSLIALPWIDPMF
- a CDS encoding type I restriction-modification system subunit M, with the protein product MSPADITNKLWNYCSVLRDDGMSYGDYVEQLTYLLFLKMADERTQAPYHQPSIVPQQYSWSSLIKKDGDELFDHYRHALDALGKEKGLLGLIFNKAQNKFQDPAKLRRLLVDLIDKENWSVMSADVKGDAYEGLLEKNAQDTKSGAGQYFTPRALIQAMVDVMAPEPGETIADPACGTGGFLLAAHQYLVDNYPNMTKPQKKALKSETFKGWELVQSTARLCAMNMLLHGIGDQEYEPIVVSDSLAADPGDRFDLILANPPFGKKSGTTIVGEGGKVSKERDTVERDDFWATTSNKQLNFVQHIKTLLKVNGRAAVVVPDNVLFEGGAGETIRRKLLHECDVHTLLRLPTGLFYAQGVKANVLFFDKKPASETPWTRKLWIYDLRTNMHFTLKTNPLKRDNLDDFVKCYVPEGIHLRAPTWSEEAPTGRWRAYEYETLVNRDKASLDIFWLKDESLEESDNLPEPGIIAAEIVEDLQAALEQFREIAADLGEEVEEAMDG
- a CDS encoding patatin-like phospholipase family protein → MNKEIFFNPIAVHCPRTDSLLLTVLVAALLAGCQPHDPMNDWVKDNYVERSGFPQLAAELKGVEESSLVSFDDDHLEVLAISGGGHRAAHYAIGALLAFDNISLGSVESGERSENTLLDEIDYISSVSGGSYGVAVYIAAYLEASCKGEQVKPALELLKRNRDRLDVMSSRWLLHIASRFGGLPAFDDDVRNIDVLEEKYHWRLTEVDACKGSPILTNRHHLTVADITRPHRNGPPVHIVNATNAHTGRVVSFYDLRPTSNLTKSDTSYGDRLADIDCYLWRGKWRKTTFTGDIPYSLALASSAAFPPLVSDGIFQAKIDGVTREEKDCGKNGGFVRLTDGGQADDNGVDAALDIVSHWLGSTTVDGLGKRSARRAMLISMDALVEVSTSTVESPVDDSLVEVAIMRNADLPRYSKKRRLKEELRSIDQKQPNEWERPSASHALFGASIGFSRNPSHFHCLAFGSNKNEGCGTTAGGGSDVSTFKNAGGLLLDERLSTIAEGYYQAMRRIYFEEPKHAPTMPYRKNHDLYEEAHRVAFDLLCSGITEKHTHNECMKHLGSPDHKHLQVCFMASGGTIESRDSVACATRFSAGTQAASLIRFNNAQEAGLLSDVRDAKKSSVGKFVDAYAADLSRTLDKYSDRLQKSLHAAEARQSALYDSVDLAHVNIFEFLLDRNKVSEKDAKDYRQIVDDAKSDFSNERVTLGNLKILKDKIANFEMKEDIKDRIKFSRNGDCFVQFEGRFLAPDWSVLLIENATAEQCKETVSEFSNRLQCAQGKAGDDCRPDSQCWGCVVERNATQFESKEGNPESLLEKAVQQIEASVQEKDKEGKPIKVDHHAVEAQRQQMLAQVQKLGALCQANTSAIESINLLRDLFRVNKPFNASLEEIFGRVERHRSLQIGPRGELCNHQEYYDGILEVGSRKVDDNELSRVFKALGGFKRATRNLFLPKDRIVAVDADGTRRAAVDSRTDSGASVLEQARVILREATSYDANRRIGIKEALTGMLNSEGEETENVRSLVELPLFDAPDIAQLQSSFATDAETAFCKVAAGNNDCDILAGLQVADLVDEKFDEKTKNALHAGISAYAAAISELNNSLSTLPRNIFVEQSRGVKRFSYRFDSTPIAQCLKRLDGKLKGFNPNKREWTTLSDYFHFSIPDVAACEVADLRI